A single window of Nocardia sp. NBC_01327 DNA harbors:
- a CDS encoding protoporphyrinogen oxidase has product MRIAVVGGGISGLVAAYRLRKALGPTAELILLDRRNRLGGILRTADIEGDPVDLGAEAFVGRRPEIPQLMRELGIADQLVHPAGRRPLVWSEGAPHPLPGNTLMGIPASPDTMSGLVDAETIARIAAEPNRPLTWERGGDISVGTLVADRFGEQVVRRSVDPLLGGVYAGTAGSIGVRAALPTLAAALDAGAHSLSQAVADALPPPSDTPVFGGIRDGYRVLLDALRAVADVKVETDTPVTRLTRTATGWQLDPIGAVDAVVLATPAPVTAELLREVAPEAAELTAGIELSSSAVVALALPQDTALPDNSGILVATGESLRAKAFTLSSRKWPHLAAREVALVRASFGRFGDDSMLSWQDEELIQAAVEDLTTVTAADINPLSAVVQRWPGGLPQYAPGHTARITELRAATADLDGLALAGAYLNGVGVPACAASGTAAAARITEQLT; this is encoded by the coding sequence CCGTAACCGCCTCGGCGGCATCCTCCGCACCGCAGACATCGAAGGCGATCCCGTCGACCTCGGAGCAGAGGCTTTCGTAGGCCGCCGCCCCGAAATCCCCCAGCTGATGCGGGAATTGGGCATTGCGGATCAACTGGTGCACCCTGCCGGTCGCCGCCCCCTCGTCTGGTCGGAAGGCGCTCCCCACCCCTTGCCGGGGAACACTCTCATGGGCATCCCGGCTTCCCCCGACACCATGTCCGGCCTGGTGGACGCCGAAACGATCGCCCGCATTGCCGCTGAACCGAATAGGCCACTGACCTGGGAGCGCGGCGGCGATATCTCCGTTGGCACCCTGGTAGCCGACAGGTTCGGCGAGCAGGTGGTCCGCCGGAGCGTCGATCCGCTACTGGGCGGCGTCTATGCCGGTACCGCAGGCTCGATCGGAGTCCGGGCAGCTCTCCCCACTTTGGCCGCAGCCCTGGACGCTGGAGCACACAGCCTCTCGCAAGCGGTTGCCGACGCTCTGCCACCGCCGTCTGACACCCCCGTCTTCGGCGGTATCCGCGACGGCTACCGCGTGCTGCTCGATGCACTTCGCGCGGTCGCCGACGTGAAGGTCGAAACCGATACTCCCGTAACGCGACTCACCCGCACCGCCACAGGCTGGCAGCTAGACCCGATCGGCGCGGTCGATGCCGTAGTCCTGGCCACCCCCGCCCCCGTGACTGCCGAGCTGCTGCGAGAGGTCGCCCCGGAAGCCGCCGAGCTGACCGCCGGAATCGAATTGTCCTCGTCCGCGGTGGTGGCGCTGGCCCTCCCGCAGGACACCGCACTCCCCGACAACTCAGGAATTCTCGTAGCCACCGGTGAATCGTTGCGCGCCAAGGCATTCACCCTGTCCAGCCGCAAGTGGCCGCACCTGGCCGCCCGCGAGGTAGCCCTGGTACGCGCCTCCTTCGGCCGCTTCGGCGACGATTCGATGCTGTCCTGGCAGGACGAGGAGCTGATCCAAGCCGCCGTCGAAGACCTGACCACAGTGACGGCCGCCGACATCAATCCATTGAGCGCAGTAGTACAGCGATGGCCAGGCGGCCTGCCGCAGTACGCACCCGGCCACACCGCGCGCATCACCGAACTCCGCGCTGCCACAGCCGATCTCGACGGCCTGGCACTAGCCGGAGCATATCTCAACGGCGTAGGCGTCCCAGCATGCGCAGCCTCCGGCACCGCAGCCGCCGCTCGCATCACCGAGCAACTGACCTGA
- a CDS encoding threonine/serine dehydratase, which translates to MHPTYADVKAATDRISGHVRPVVLTPAEAGQGGRQWRLALEHLQYSGSFKARGAVNFMLAHRERGLLPRIGVTIASGGNAGVACAWAARMVDSAATVFLPDSAPPVKVSRLRALGAQVMSGGESYADAAAECERYAAATGALRSHAYDDPYIAAGAGTLLEEIVAQAPDTDTVVVAVGGGGLLTGVATAAAHHGIRVIAVEPEYCRAFNAGLAAGHPVDVPIDSIAADSLGARRTSEMAIAVAAECDVRSVLVTDEQIIAARQFLWDDGRLAVEHAAGTALAALRSGAYVPEPDERVAVVVCGANTDPSDLAG; encoded by the coding sequence GTGCATCCGACTTACGCCGACGTGAAGGCGGCCACCGACCGCATATCGGGACATGTGCGACCGGTCGTGCTCACCCCGGCCGAAGCGGGCCAGGGCGGCCGGCAGTGGCGACTGGCGCTCGAACATCTGCAGTACTCCGGCAGTTTCAAGGCGCGCGGTGCGGTGAATTTCATGCTGGCGCACCGGGAACGGGGGTTGCTGCCGCGGATCGGTGTGACCATCGCCTCGGGAGGTAATGCGGGCGTCGCTTGTGCGTGGGCCGCGCGGATGGTCGATTCGGCGGCCACGGTATTCCTGCCCGACTCCGCACCGCCGGTGAAGGTTTCGCGGCTGCGGGCGCTGGGGGCACAGGTCATGTCCGGTGGGGAGTCGTACGCCGACGCCGCGGCCGAATGCGAAAGATACGCTGCGGCAACGGGAGCGCTGCGATCACACGCTTACGACGATCCGTACATCGCCGCCGGAGCGGGGACGCTGCTGGAGGAGATCGTCGCGCAGGCGCCCGATACCGATACGGTCGTCGTGGCCGTAGGCGGCGGCGGGCTGCTGACCGGAGTGGCGACAGCTGCTGCGCACCATGGCATTCGGGTGATCGCTGTCGAACCCGAGTACTGCCGTGCCTTCAATGCCGGTCTGGCCGCAGGACATCCGGTGGATGTGCCTATCGACTCCATCGCCGCCGACTCACTGGGTGCGCGGCGCACCAGCGAAATGGCGATCGCGGTAGCCGCCGAGTGTGACGTGCGGTCGGTACTGGTGACGGATGAGCAGATCATCGCGGCACGCCAATTCCTGTGGGATGACGGCAGACTCGCGGTCGAGCACGCGGCGGGAACGGCGCTGGCGGCACTGCGATCGGGAGCCTACGTGCCCGAACCGGACGAGCGGGTGGCCGTAGTGGTGTGCGGCGCGAACACCGATCCATCCGACCTGGCCGGATAA
- the hemQ gene encoding hydrogen peroxide-dependent heme synthase — MARLDYKSLNDTIRYLMFSVFQVEPGVLGEDRAAAIKEARAFFDSLEERGVVVRGLYDVAGMRADADFMIWWHAERIEDLQAAYSDFRRVTELGSVSNPVWSNAALHRPAEFNKSHLPAFLTGEEPGNYICVYPFVRSYDWYLLPDEERRKMLADHGKAARGYPDVRANTVASFALGDYEWILAFEAPELHRIVDLMRDLRATEARLHVREEVPFFTGPRVEVEQLIAALP; from the coding sequence ATGGCGCGACTCGACTACAAGTCCCTGAACGACACCATCCGCTATCTCATGTTCTCGGTGTTCCAGGTGGAGCCCGGTGTGCTGGGGGAGGATCGGGCGGCTGCCATCAAGGAGGCCCGGGCCTTCTTCGATTCGCTGGAAGAGCGCGGGGTGGTCGTGCGCGGGCTGTACGACGTCGCCGGTATGCGCGCCGACGCCGATTTCATGATCTGGTGGCACGCCGAGCGGATCGAGGATCTGCAGGCCGCCTACTCCGATTTCCGCCGCGTCACCGAGCTCGGTTCGGTCTCCAACCCGGTCTGGAGCAACGCCGCCCTGCACCGCCCGGCGGAGTTCAACAAGAGCCATCTGCCGGCATTCCTGACCGGCGAGGAGCCGGGCAACTACATCTGCGTGTACCCGTTCGTGCGCTCCTACGACTGGTACCTGCTCCCCGACGAGGAGCGTCGCAAGATGCTGGCCGATCACGGTAAGGCCGCCCGCGGCTACCCGGATGTGCGCGCCAATACGGTGGCCTCGTTCGCCCTCGGCGACTACGAGTGGATCCTCGCCTTCGAGGCCCCGGAACTGCACCGCATCGTCGATCTCATGCGTGACCTGCGCGCCACCGAGGCCAGGTTGCATGTGCGCGAAGAGGTCCCGTTCTTCACGGGCCCGCGCGTCGAGGTCGAGCAGCTCATCGCCGCTCTGCCGTAG